One part of the Mesomycoplasma conjunctivae genome encodes these proteins:
- a CDS encoding PT domain-containing protein, whose protein sequence is MLKKFVPNIRFQGHKNEWELVTFGDIFDYERSDKYTISSDYVAYGIPVLTANKSFLLGYTKEEKYYQKGACLLFDDFTLESQFVDVAFKVNSTALKILTSKKRYDPFFCYLLLNKEPKKQQGHMRHYISLVQHNKVCVPMLEESNLIKNLFFYINKIIFSIQAKITKLESIKNILLNKMFVQPTNQPTNQPTNQPTNQPTNQPTNQPTNQPTNQPTNQHL, encoded by the coding sequence ATGCTTAAAAAATTTGTTCCTAATATTAGATTCCAAGGACATAAAAATGAATGAGAGTTAGTAACTTTTGGTGATATTTTTGATTATGAAAGATCTGATAAATACACAATTAGTAGCGATTATGTAGCTTATGGAATTCCTGTTTTAACAGCTAACAAATCCTTTCTTTTAGGTTATACAAAAGAAGAAAAATACTATCAAAAGGGCGCTTGTCTTTTGTTTGATGATTTTACTTTAGAATCTCAATTTGTTGATGTGGCTTTCAAAGTTAATTCAACAGCATTAAAAATATTAACATCTAAAAAAAGATATGATCCTTTCTTTTGTTATCTGCTTTTAAATAAAGAACCTAAAAAACAACAAGGTCATATGCGTCATTACATATCATTAGTTCAACATAACAAAGTTTGTGTTCCAATGTTAGAAGAATCTAATTTAATAAAAAATCTGTTTTTTTACATAAATAAAATAATATTTTCTATTCAAGCAAAAATTACTAAGCTTGAATCAATCAAAAATATTTTGTTAAACAAAATGTTTGTCCAACCAACCAACCAACCAACCAACCAACCAACCAACCAACCAACCAACCAACCAACCAACCAACCAACCAACCAACCAACCAACCAACCAACCAACCAACCAACCAACCAACACCTCTAA
- a CDS encoding restriction endonuclease subunit S, translated as MVEHHTSNLTFSDAKKQGKYFLYDAKEIIGKTDKFVIKENYISIIKDGDAGRLRFLPTNTAFCSTMSALTSKNNFDIYFIYSLLSSYFPIESIISGTTIKHIYFKNYGQFEYFVPSIKEQEKIAKVFKNIDNLLNLYELKLQKIEMIKTTLLNKMFV; from the coding sequence ATTGTTGAGCATCACACTTCTAATTTAACGTTTAGTGATGCTAAAAAACAAGGTAAATATTTTTTGTATGATGCCAAAGAAATTATAGGCAAAACTGATAAATTTGTTATCAAGGAAAATTACATTTCCATCATAAAAGATGGAGATGCTGGTCGCTTGAGATTTTTACCTACAAACACAGCATTTTGTTCGACAATGTCAGCTTTGACCAGTAAAAATAATTTTGATATTTACTTTATTTATAGTTTGTTATCCTCTTATTTTCCAATAGAGTCAATAATTAGTGGGACAACGATCAAACATATTTATTTCAAAAATTATGGTCAATTTGAATATTTTGTGCCTTCTATCAAAGAGCAAGAAAAAATAGCAAAAGTGTTTAAAAATATAGACAATTTGCTAAATTTATATGAATTAAAATTGCAAAAAATTGAAATGATTAAAACAACACTTCTTAATAAAATGTTTGTATAA
- the leuS gene encoding leucine--tRNA ligase has translation MFKHQEIDKKWQKHWEFNKVFKTQDKSLKKFYALDMFPYPSAAGLHLGHPLGYTATDIISRLKRLQGYDVLHPMGWDAFGLPAEQYAIKTGNHPADFTAKNIENFRRQIKAFGFSYDWEKEIDTTDPAFYYHTQWIFKLLYKQNLAEIRETDVNWCQDLGTVLANEEIVQDENGNLVSERGGFPVTNKKMKQWVLKITNYADKLLEGLKDVDFPDSLKLLQEKWIGKSKGWEVKFFLEDQEDYIEVYTTRIETIFGVSFVAISTNHQLSSKLASQNPEIQKFIDQNFSTSNKLQTNKKTGIFTNLYLTHPILKTKIPVFISNYVLNNYGTGAIMGVPAHDSRDLDFAQVMDLKVVKVIDDQNLLINSDKYNGLTILQAREKIFLDLSTQNLINQKTSYKIKDWVFSRQRYWGEPFPVYFDENDNIFLEEKIVELPYMDKIKPNGDGQSPLASNKKWLTFSKDGQKYRRETNTMPQWAGSSWYYLAYILKNSDGSYLNLDSPQALERFKKWLPVDLYIGGQEHAVGHLIYSRFWHKVLYEAGIVNTHEPFFKIVNQGMLLGSDGSKMSKSKGNVINPDEILELYGADALRLFLMFMSPLTDVKNWKNSGIKSMYQWLERVYRVITTSYQYDAKLLKNITFEQTYHKFIAETTQSIEDLKFNVAISKLMVYINFLSKQSVLPDKKYLTSFIIIFSTFAPHLAEELLEKLDENDLFNQKWPEFDKKKTIDLDYNLPISINGKTRTVINLKNKTTEEEIIKIAKNNPALSKYLENAEIIKTIYVAKKMLNFITKEKK, from the coding sequence ATGTTTAAGCATCAAGAAATTGACAAAAAATGACAAAAGCATTGAGAATTTAACAAAGTTTTTAAGACTCAAGATAAAAGTTTAAAAAAATTTTATGCATTGGATATGTTTCCTTATCCTTCAGCGGCTGGTCTACACCTAGGCCATCCGTTAGGCTATACAGCTACAGATATAATATCTAGACTAAAAAGGCTTCAAGGTTATGATGTTTTACATCCAATGGGATGGGATGCTTTTGGTTTGCCCGCAGAACAATATGCCATAAAAACTGGTAACCATCCAGCTGATTTTACAGCTAAAAACATTGAAAATTTCCGTCGTCAAATTAAAGCTTTTGGCTTTTCTTATGATTGAGAAAAAGAAATTGATACAACTGATCCTGCATTTTATTATCATACACAATGAATTTTTAAATTGCTTTATAAACAAAATCTTGCTGAAATTCGTGAAACAGATGTAAATTGATGTCAGGATTTGGGAACCGTTTTAGCAAATGAAGAAATTGTTCAAGATGAAAATGGTAATCTAGTTAGTGAAAGGGGAGGCTTTCCTGTTACTAATAAGAAAATGAAACAGTGAGTTTTGAAAATCACTAACTATGCCGACAAGCTTCTTGAAGGACTAAAAGATGTTGATTTTCCAGACTCATTAAAACTATTGCAAGAAAAATGAATTGGAAAATCTAAGGGTTGAGAGGTAAAATTTTTCCTTGAAGACCAAGAGGATTACATCGAAGTTTATACAACAAGGATAGAAACAATTTTTGGTGTTTCTTTTGTAGCAATTTCTACTAATCATCAATTGAGTAGTAAATTAGCTAGTCAAAATCCAGAGATTCAAAAATTTATTGATCAAAACTTTAGCACAAGTAACAAGCTGCAAACTAATAAAAAAACAGGAATTTTTACTAACCTTTATTTAACTCATCCAATTTTAAAGACTAAAATTCCAGTATTTATTAGCAACTACGTTCTTAACAATTATGGAACAGGGGCAATTATGGGTGTTCCTGCACATGATAGTCGTGATTTAGATTTTGCACAAGTTATGGATTTAAAAGTTGTTAAAGTAATTGATGATCAAAATCTACTAATAAATTCTGATAAATATAATGGCTTGACAATTTTGCAAGCTAGAGAAAAAATATTTTTAGATTTAAGTACTCAAAACTTAATAAATCAGAAAACTAGCTATAAAATTAAAGATTGAGTTTTCTCAAGACAAAGATATTGAGGTGAGCCATTTCCAGTTTATTTTGATGAAAATGACAATATTTTTCTTGAGGAAAAAATTGTCGAGTTGCCATATATGGACAAAATTAAACCAAATGGTGATGGTCAATCACCTTTAGCTAGCAACAAAAAATGGCTCACCTTTAGTAAAGATGGCCAAAAATACCGTCGTGAAACCAACACAATGCCCCAATGAGCTGGAAGCTCTTGATATTACTTAGCTTATATTTTAAAAAACAGTGATGGCTCCTACCTCAATTTAGATTCACCACAAGCCTTGGAAAGATTTAAAAAATGACTACCTGTTGACTTATACATAGGTGGGCAAGAGCATGCTGTTGGGCACTTAATATATTCAAGATTTTGACATAAAGTTCTTTACGAAGCCGGAATTGTAAACACACATGAACCTTTTTTCAAAATTGTCAATCAAGGTATGTTGTTGGGTAGTGACGGTTCTAAAATGTCGAAATCTAAAGGTAATGTTATCAATCCTGATGAAATTTTAGAGCTCTATGGTGCAGATGCTCTTCGTTTATTTTTGATGTTTATGTCACCTTTGACAGATGTTAAAAATTGAAAAAATAGTGGAATTAAGTCCATGTATCAGTGACTTGAAAGAGTTTATCGAGTTATAACTACCTCATATCAGTATGATGCAAAATTGCTAAAAAATATCACATTTGAACAAACTTATCATAAGTTTATTGCTGAGACTACTCAAAGTATTGAAGATTTAAAGTTTAATGTAGCAATTTCAAAATTAATGGTTTATATCAATTTTTTAAGTAAACAAAGTGTGCTTCCAGATAAAAAATATTTAACATCATTTATTATTATTTTTTCAACATTTGCGCCTCATTTAGCTGAAGAATTGTTAGAAAAGCTTGATGAAAATGATCTTTTTAACCAAAAATGACCAGAGTTTGATAAGAAAAAAACCATTGATTTAGACTATAACTTACCAATTTCAATCAATGGTAAAACTCGCACTGTTATTAATTTAAAAAATAAAACTACTGAAGAAGAAATTATTAAAATTGCAAAAAATAACCCTGCTTTATCTAAATATTTGGAAAATGCTGAAATTATTAAGACAATTTACGTTGCTAAAAAGATGTTAAACTTTATTACAAAAGAAAAAAAATAA
- a CDS encoding DHH family phosphoesterase, which translates to MKKPLYILVLPAILFLLIFLFFIIKITVAINWDHRIFIAIETSLFVLFSIFFVWSLIILRSKVLKKNHFYFQNFNSIMQANNTGIITLSSTYQITSYSEYISDIYKEKLIGKTIFQLFPQYKKIESIPNEFKIKKGHKSYLIVFDRFNYWISIRDITLFESLLTGYKNNSLVVAEIEIDNLNSSTFKNSNQDISNIKIFVNTFLENLSKKHHFLYKEYENGKFFLVLRYETFLLWQKSHFGVFGEDKTRIDDNSTVWLSVGFGLGSDNLIELRSLAQDAISFSKIRGGNQVSIYEYGKKLFSYGSYSENVIDSSLVALKNISRLLLDKLENAENIIVYGHLNSDLDALGAAFGLGTFLKQYASEVYKKNINFYIQNKTFDSTASRFLAQSDFVTKDYFISPQFASKISAKGAKNESVIAILVDVSSIARIENKKAFNNISPQNIFIFDHHLVNADAQQTLEYINDYIDTSASSTCEIITNLILLTYNYQIKIDQQVAQILLNGIYVDSAQFKKTTSISTFNAVSALVRWGAKIAQTTEFLKLNEAESNIINNILAKVVEVKPGFFLAVDNQEIDVDLVSIACEQILSVKGRKAAFVVAKVPNKKYYKMSARSLSDVNVQYIAEQLGGGGNFSSSAAISTTETFEEFVENIELAIKRRDYESYTN; encoded by the coding sequence ATGAAAAAACCCCTTTATATTCTTGTTTTGCCAGCCATTTTATTTTTATTGATATTTTTATTTTTTATCATTAAAATAACTGTTGCAATTAATTGAGATCATAGAATTTTTATTGCAATCGAAACATCATTGTTTGTTCTTTTTTCTATCTTTTTTGTTTGATCCTTAATAATTTTAAGATCAAAAGTTTTGAAAAAAAATCATTTTTATTTTCAAAACTTTAACTCAATAATGCAAGCAAATAATACAGGAATTATCACACTATCTTCGACCTACCAGATCACTTCATATTCTGAATATATCAGTGATATTTATAAAGAAAAATTAATTGGTAAGACGATTTTTCAACTATTTCCACAATACAAAAAAATTGAGTCTATTCCTAATGAATTTAAAATTAAAAAAGGTCACAAATCTTATTTAATTGTTTTTGATCGCTTCAATTATTGAATATCAATTCGCGATATTACACTTTTTGAATCTTTGCTCACAGGTTATAAAAATAACTCATTAGTAGTAGCAGAAATAGAAATCGATAACTTAAATTCTTCAACATTCAAAAATAGTAATCAAGATATTTCAAATATTAAAATATTTGTTAACACATTTTTAGAAAATTTATCAAAAAAACATCATTTTTTATACAAAGAATACGAAAATGGCAAGTTTTTTTTAGTTCTTAGATATGAAACATTTCTCTTGTGACAAAAATCACATTTTGGAGTCTTTGGTGAAGATAAAACTCGAATTGATGATAATAGCACGGTTTGACTTTCTGTAGGTTTTGGTTTGGGTAGTGATAATCTCATTGAATTGAGAAGTCTTGCACAAGATGCTATATCTTTTTCAAAAATTCGTGGTGGTAATCAAGTCTCCATTTACGAGTATGGTAAAAAACTTTTTTCCTATGGATCTTATAGTGAAAATGTTATTGATAGTTCGTTAGTTGCACTAAAAAATATTTCAAGATTGCTTTTGGACAAGCTAGAAAATGCTGAAAATATTATCGTTTATGGACATCTAAATTCTGATCTAGATGCCCTTGGTGCAGCTTTTGGGCTGGGTACTTTTTTAAAACAGTATGCAAGTGAGGTATATAAAAAAAATATTAATTTTTATATTCAAAATAAAACATTTGACTCAACTGCTTCGAGATTTTTGGCACAAAGTGATTTTGTGACCAAAGATTATTTTATTTCTCCACAATTTGCTTCCAAAATAAGTGCCAAAGGTGCCAAAAATGAAAGTGTTATAGCAATTTTAGTTGATGTGTCTTCGATTGCTAGAATTGAAAATAAAAAAGCCTTTAATAACATCAGTCCACAAAATATTTTTATTTTTGACCATCACTTAGTAAATGCTGATGCTCAACAAACGCTCGAATATATCAATGATTATATAGACACTAGCGCTTCTTCGACTTGCGAAATTATTACTAATTTAATTTTATTAACATATAATTATCAAATTAAAATTGATCAGCAAGTGGCTCAAATTTTACTCAACGGTATTTATGTTGATTCGGCTCAGTTTAAAAAAACTACCTCAATTTCCACTTTTAATGCCGTCTCTGCTTTAGTTCGATGAGGGGCTAAAATTGCTCAAACTACCGAATTTTTAAAGCTAAATGAAGCGGAATCTAATATAATTAATAATATATTAGCAAAAGTTGTTGAAGTAAAACCTGGATTTTTCTTAGCTGTAGACAACCAAGAAATTGATGTTGATTTAGTTTCGATAGCTTGTGAGCAAATTTTATCTGTTAAAGGACGCAAAGCAGCCTTTGTTGTTGCCAAAGTTCCAAACAAAAAATACTATAAAATGTCAGCTCGCAGTTTATCTGATGTTAATGTGCAATACATTGCAGAACAGCTAGGCGGCGGTGGAAACTTTTCTTCATCAGCTGCAATTTCAACAACTGAAACTTTTGAGGAGTTTGTTGAAAACATTGAATTAGCAATTAAAAGGAGAGATTATGAAAGTTATACTAATTAA
- the rplI gene encoding 50S ribosomal protein L9, which translates to MKVILIKDSKDGKANTVVDVSPGYASNFLFKNKLAIPFTKENEAQLKLHLQEVAIHEEEKYQQDLKLKEQIEKTVLWFKLKGTNDVAHGAISAKRIHQALEEQGIHLEKHSFEHINLHNFGTTNIKIKISAKVFAKLKINITKDE; encoded by the coding sequence ATGAAAGTTATACTAATTAAAGATAGCAAAGACGGTAAAGCAAACACTGTAGTGGATGTCTCCCCAGGTTATGCAAGTAACTTTTTGTTCAAAAATAAACTTGCAATTCCTTTCACAAAGGAAAACGAAGCACAACTAAAACTTCATTTACAAGAAGTGGCTATTCATGAAGAAGAAAAATACCAACAAGATTTGAAGTTAAAAGAACAAATTGAAAAAACAGTTCTTTGGTTTAAATTAAAAGGAACAAACGATGTAGCACATGGTGCAATTTCAGCCAAAAGAATTCACCAAGCACTTGAAGAACAAGGAATTCACCTTGAAAAACATAGCTTTGAACATATCAATCTTCACAATTTTGGAACTACAAATATTAAAATAAAAATTTCAGCAAAAGTTTTTGCTAAATTAAAAATTAATATAACTAAAGATGAGTAA
- the dnaB gene encoding replicative DNA helicase, translating to MSNHRYTAPDIERVILTYFLRRPDKVHRYINLLSEEDFSDKQLSIIFLAIKELMNNNGSFSVELLIEHLRSYGKLELIGGLPTIANLSESFLVFDNTIEQYIKIVTEKTALRNLKKLLEESLKNIDNSTLSSSDLSSHLQSQINQINYANTTDNFTSVSSVSSEILDYLVQNRNRDSFKGLSTGYTNIDNTTSGLQPGELIILAARPSVGKTAFALNIARNVCANKKSVLFFSLEMSDKDLVTRILSLETNIDSALFKTPKYLKEEQFEIITSAINHQIANYQMLINDSGSINIDDIYWQVWKRFKNNEKFDLIILDYLQLINSSQKQRSDSRQVEVSIISRKLKQLARDVNVPIIALSQLSRSVEKREDKLPMLSDLRESGAIEQDADIVAFLYRADYYNKQKGSEEISDDSPTQLRIAKNRSGPTGILDFIFIPRQGLFVEQEWNGDSDE from the coding sequence ATGAGTAACCACCGATATACCGCTCCAGATATTGAAAGAGTCATCCTTACATATTTTTTGCGTCGACCAGATAAGGTTCACCGCTATATTAATTTGCTAAGTGAAGAAGATTTTAGTGATAAGCAATTATCAATTATCTTTCTTGCAATCAAGGAATTGATGAATAATAATGGTTCTTTTAGTGTCGAACTTTTAATTGAGCATCTTAGAAGCTATGGAAAATTAGAATTAATTGGCGGCCTTCCCACAATTGCTAATTTATCAGAATCTTTTTTAGTCTTTGATAATACAATTGAGCAATATATCAAAATTGTAACTGAGAAGACAGCTTTGCGTAATTTGAAAAAATTACTTGAAGAAAGCTTGAAAAATATAGATAATTCAACACTTTCGAGTTCTGATTTGAGCTCCCATTTGCAGTCACAAATTAACCAAATTAATTATGCCAACACGACTGATAATTTCACCAGTGTCTCAAGTGTTTCCAGCGAAATTCTAGATTATTTAGTTCAAAATCGCAATCGTGATTCTTTCAAAGGTTTATCCACCGGATATACAAATATTGACAATACCACTTCTGGGCTCCAGCCTGGTGAATTAATAATTTTGGCTGCCCGTCCTTCAGTGGGTAAAACCGCTTTTGCCCTCAACATTGCAAGAAATGTTTGTGCTAATAAAAAATCAGTTTTATTTTTCTCATTGGAAATGTCTGATAAAGATTTAGTTACAAGAATTTTATCGCTTGAGACCAACATCGACTCTGCCTTATTTAAAACACCAAAATATTTAAAAGAGGAGCAATTTGAAATTATTACAAGTGCTATTAATCACCAAATTGCTAATTATCAAATGCTCATCAATGATTCAGGTTCAATAAATATCGACGATATTTATTGACAAGTTTGAAAACGTTTTAAAAATAATGAAAAATTTGATTTAATTATTTTAGACTACCTACAATTAATCAATTCAAGCCAAAAACAAAGAAGCGATTCTAGACAAGTGGAAGTTTCAATCATTTCTAGAAAGCTCAAACAACTAGCTCGTGATGTCAACGTGCCCATCATTGCACTTTCACAATTGTCAAGAAGTGTTGAAAAACGTGAGGATAAATTGCCAATGCTCTCTGATTTACGTGAATCGGGAGCTATCGAACAAGATGCCGATATTGTCGCCTTTTTATATCGAGCTGATTACTACAACAAACAAAAAGGTAGCGAAGAAATAAGCGATGACTCGCCAACACAATTGCGAATTGCTAAAAATCGAAGTGGTCCAACAGGTATTCTTGACTTTATTTTTATCCCTCGTCAAGGACTTTTTGTCGAACAAGAATGAAATGGTGATAGCGATGAATAA
- a CDS encoding CNNM domain-containing protein translates to MLFILSAFFSASETVFTATSRAKIETNLPDLFIGKKFILKYYDNYERTLTVILIWNNIFNIGISIIISVLFATLQINESLQILISILATTPPLILFSELYPKILGKHKPILFLKIFWVVLTFFYYLSYPIAILITKFIKTSKITHTENELKKIILQGQREGVLEKEESDLVIRALDFDSFKTEKYFTKLSDVVYVDYEDSFEHICDKIIDSNFSRIPVWKKDTFVGILLAKDILHLNEFSIDDYIIEVPLLPSTSLIKTNYEILKRSKSQMGFVTSSLANKKIIGILTFEDILECLFGPIYDEYDYRDNLEIYELSSNQIIAYSTTSISAINKALNIELSTSFSTLQDWLNANSKTKIVKGSTVLSNFNNYKLEFKIFNKSNKVMEVKIAKIEVEQDN, encoded by the coding sequence ATTTTATTTATATTATCGGCATTTTTTTCAGCTTCTGAGACAGTCTTTACAGCTACTAGTCGGGCAAAAATTGAAACCAATCTTCCAGATTTGTTTATTGGTAAGAAATTTATTTTAAAATATTATGATAATTATGAACGCACACTTACTGTGATTTTAATATGAAATAATATTTTTAATATCGGAATTTCGATTATTATTTCTGTCCTTTTTGCTACCTTACAAATTAATGAATCCTTGCAAATTCTGATTTCAATTTTAGCAACAACGCCTCCTTTAATCCTTTTTAGTGAACTGTATCCTAAAATTTTAGGAAAGCATAAACCAATTTTATTTTTAAAAATATTTTGAGTAGTTTTAACATTTTTTTACTATTTAAGTTATCCAATTGCTATTTTGATTACTAAATTTATTAAAACTAGTAAAATCACACATACTGAAAATGAGTTGAAAAAAATTATTTTACAAGGTCAACGTGAAGGTGTCTTAGAAAAAGAAGAATCCGACCTAGTTATTCGTGCGCTTGATTTTGATTCATTTAAAACTGAAAAATATTTTACTAAATTAAGTGATGTGGTCTACGTTGATTATGAAGATAGTTTCGAACATATTTGTGACAAGATAATTGATAGTAATTTTTCACGAATTCCTGTTTGAAAAAAAGACACTTTTGTAGGTATTTTGCTAGCAAAAGACATTTTACATCTAAATGAATTTTCAATAGATGACTATATTATTGAGGTACCTCTCCTGCCATCTACTAGTTTAATTAAAACTAATTATGAAATTTTAAAGCGTTCAAAATCACAAATGGGTTTTGTCACTAGTTCATTAGCTAATAAAAAAATTATCGGAATTTTAACATTTGAAGATATTCTCGAATGTCTTTTTGGACCTATCTATGATGAATATGACTACCGTGATAATCTAGAAATTTATGAGTTATCATCCAACCAAATTATTGCTTATAGTACTACCTCAATTTCTGCTATCAATAAAGCCTTAAACATCGAATTATCAACATCTTTTAGTACTCTTCAAGATTGACTAAATGCTAATTCAAAAACAAAAATTGTCAAGGGTAGCACAGTTTTAAGCAATTTTAACAACTATAAACTTGAATTTAAGATTTTTAATAAATCTAACAAAGTAATGGAGGTTAAAATTGCCAAAATTGAAGTGGAACAAGATAATTAA
- a CDS encoding YgjP-like metallopeptidase domain-containing protein codes for MKWNKIIKIWVETSEIEVFVNYTKVKKYVIKWLSQNQILITIFDAIPESIIINLAKDFVQKRPFSQDNLSILDTIKWLDIENNLLYFIGKKYSFKIIKMKKTHFLYANNFVVDIKNSWDLEKAISKAIIEKFCQYMIKRTNFWITKMGIEQSYLVKINKKKTSWATNYNKSKIHYSTALIPFDQDVLDYVIIHELSHHFVSQHNKLFWEKVANFCLNYKEMESKLNKNEYK; via the coding sequence TTGAAGTGGAACAAGATAATTAAAATTTGAGTTGAAACATCGGAAATTGAAGTTTTTGTCAATTATACTAAAGTTAAAAAATATGTAATTAAATGATTATCTCAAAATCAAATCTTAATTACTATTTTTGATGCTATTCCTGAGAGTATAATCATTAATTTAGCGAAAGATTTTGTTCAAAAAAGACCTTTTTCTCAAGATAATTTGTCAATTTTGGATACAATAAAATGATTAGATATAGAAAATAATTTGCTATATTTTATAGGTAAAAAATATTCATTTAAAATTATAAAAATGAAAAAAACTCACTTTTTATATGCAAATAATTTTGTTGTTGATATCAAAAATTCCTGAGATCTTGAAAAAGCTATTTCCAAAGCTATTATTGAAAAATTTTGCCAATATATGATTAAAAGAACAAATTTTTGAATTACAAAAATGGGAATTGAGCAATCCTATCTTGTAAAAATAAACAAGAAAAAAACTTCTTGAGCTACAAATTATAATAAAAGTAAAATTCACTATTCAACTGCTCTTATACCCTTTGATCAAGATGTTTTAGATTATGTAATTATACACGAGCTTTCACATCATTTTGTAAGCCAACATAACAAATTATTTTGGGAAAAAGTTGCCAATTTTTGTTTAAATTATAAAGAAATGGAAAGTAAATTGAATAAAAATGAATATAAATAA
- the cysS gene encoding cysteine--tRNA ligase — MNINKDSFKIYVCGPTVYDFIHIGNLRPIISFDFLISILRYFNKKVDFLHNITDIDDKIINRALAENKSESEIANFYYLHYLEMLKIYNVFPPNMIIKVTDHLDKIINYISNLEQAGFTYYNQDGDLIFNTKKIENYGKVSGQILSKLYKNKDNKANNNDFVLWKKTKKGVVYNSSFGLGRPGWHTECSAMIFDYFNTQIDIHGGGNDLIFPHHENENAQHFALNKEDITKDWLRVGVININGQKMSKSLGNVILAKDFYQKYHPDVFRNILLTSSLSSPINITSELLTNHSNLILSYKKSYFNHLFNPQTVDKNKVDEVLNLFLSQNFSQANLIISQLLKTNQNSTLALIFQTLRFQFASLKASDEDIAMYNLWNQKRVAKLWSEADEIREKLWKKYIFY, encoded by the coding sequence ATGAATATAAATAAAGATAGCTTTAAAATTTATGTTTGCGGGCCAACTGTCTATGATTTTATACACATTGGCAACTTAAGACCAATAATTAGCTTCGATTTTTTGATATCAATTTTAAGATATTTTAATAAGAAAGTTGACTTTTTGCATAATATAACTGATATTGATGATAAAATCATCAATAGAGCTCTTGCTGAAAATAAAAGCGAGTCTGAAATAGCCAATTTTTACTATCTACATTATTTAGAAATGCTAAAAATCTACAATGTTTTTCCTCCGAATATGATTATTAAGGTAACAGATCATTTAGACAAAATTATTAACTATATTTCTAATTTAGAACAAGCTGGCTTTACATATTATAACCAAGATGGTGATTTAATTTTCAATACTAAAAAAATTGAAAATTATGGAAAAGTGTCAGGTCAAATTTTATCAAAACTCTATAAAAATAAAGACAATAAGGCAAATAATAATGATTTTGTTTTGTGAAAAAAAACAAAAAAAGGTGTTGTTTATAACTCTAGTTTTGGCCTAGGAAGGCCAGGTTGACATACAGAATGTTCAGCTATGATTTTTGATTATTTTAATACACAAATAGATATTCATGGTGGCGGAAATGATTTAATTTTTCCACATCATGAAAATGAAAATGCCCAACATTTTGCCCTTAATAAAGAAGATATTACAAAAGATTGACTTCGTGTTGGTGTAATCAATATTAATGGGCAAAAAATGTCAAAATCGCTAGGTAATGTTATTTTAGCTAAAGATTTTTATCAAAAATACCACCCTGATGTGTTTCGAAATATTTTATTAACATCTTCGCTTAGTTCTCCTATCAATATAACTTCTGAGCTTTTAACTAATCATTCCAATTTAATACTGTCATACAAAAAAAGTTATTTTAATCACTTATTTAATCCACAAACTGTGGACAAAAACAAGGTTGACGAAGTTTTAAATTTATTTTTAAGTCAGAATTTTTCACAAGCTAATTTGATAATTTCACAATTGCTAAAAACGAATCAAAATAGTACACTAGCACTTATTTTTCAAACATTACGTTTTCAATTTGCAAGTCTAAAAGCTAGTGATGAAGATATAGCAATGTATAATTTATGAAATCAGAAAAGAGTTGCAAAATTATGGTCAGAAGCTGATGAAATACGTGAAAAATTGTGAAAAAAATATATTTTTTATTAA